CAAAAGGAATTCGTGCGCCAGAAATAATTCAAACAGGTCGACCAGTGACAAATGGCGAAGAATTACGATTCCTTGATGAAAAACATTAGATTCATTCGGAGAAAATATTATTGCTTTCATCGaagctaagtcgtattttccaAGCCTATCGATTATCCTCTCTTTTGATCTACTGCGATTTTATCATTGTTGTGATCTTCGTCTCTCGGCTCTTATCATCTCCAGATACATatacgttttttcttcgcgatttttttttggtgtgtgTGAACGTTTAAATTTCTCATTGAAAGAAAAGTTATAATTAAGAACGagcatatgtatatacatatctTTTCCTTCACTGCTCTCCAATGCTGTTGATGTCGTCCAGTATTCCATTCACTATTTTGTGTCTGGTTTTTGCTAGATTTGTGATTTGTTGTACGCATTGATACATCTCAAAATCAATACCTGCGGAAAATCATTAAGAATTGTAACAAAATTGTAATAAACTTTAAATGTACTGCTAAAATATACAAAGTGCATTTGTTTGCTGAAGAAGCTTTGGTTGCAACGATAtacaatttttcttgtatactgaatcatattatattaatattttgcaTTCAAACTGTACTTCACCCCTACTTCTGTGTTGTAACGATTTTTTAAATCCGAAAACACCTTATGTGTTTTAATATGAGACTTAGTCTCACCTTAGATaagacaaatttttctttttttaaagactcTGGTTTCCTATGTTACTTTAAAGAGTTATTTTATACTATCCGATCTATTCTACTTCCTTTTCTgttaatcttctttttttttttgctcttggCTATTTCTTTCCGTTTCACAGCACTGGAAATAATGTGAGATGTGCTGTATATTCATACGAATCACAACGAAGTGCTATCTAATCAATCAAATATGTTACAATTAAGAAATGAAACGGTTAATTCCTGCTACGTAGCCACTCCTTGGTTTAAAATTGTTAGAATACGTCaagtttaaaaatattcctaTCATCCAAATCCGAAAGGACCACCAAAGCCTCCAAATCCACCGAACGGACCACCAAAGCCTCCGAATCCACCGAAGGGACCACCAAAGCCACTGAACCCGCCGAATCTTGCATAACTTCCATATCCAAATCCTCCCATACAACAGCAACATCGTTTCACTCGTGATCTGGACGTGAAAAACTGGGAAGGTAAACGATATTTATTGAAATAAAGTGAAGGTTAACTTATGAAAAAATGGTTGATATAAGTATGTAAGAATTGGATTTTTGAtgaactttgaaattttgaactttCGTCCTAAGTTTCGAACGGAATATCGAAAACAAAACCATCATTGCCGTCTTCACAGCCTaaaatgggcgattcaatcCTTAATTTGAGAACtcagatttcttcctaattgcacaaaaaaaccATACTTACTTACTGGGCTTATTTTTCGATCACTAAACTTATTGAATAGACCAGCTGCTCAACTTAAATTGGGGAAACTCAGCATTCAACATTGAACGATTGTTCACGAATGCGAATTATTCGGATGTCTGATTAAAATCAGAAGAGTCACCTAGAATCCACGACCCTCttacaagaaaaattgcaaagagCAGAACTATTCCGGTGTAATTATGCTATCGACAGAGTCGTTTTCAGCTTCGGAACCACCgctgaagaatttgaaatgttGGCTTCATAGCTTAAAACCGCTTTTAAATCTATACTACTTGGCCTGGACGTCGACAAGATGACTGCACTAATCCCAAAGCTCTCATAAACGACGAATCCGTCGGAGGAACAACTACGGTCGCATAGCGGTCGTTGAGCATATGAGCGGCAAGAATAAGTCACGGAAACGGCACCTAAGTCCCCATAGAACATAAAATCACGAAGCCAAAAACACGAACCGAATTTTAATATCAGCGCTAAAATCTAGGCTCACTCTCTAGAATTTAAGTAGTTACCACAAAAATCCCTGGAAATATTTcggaaaatttctaaaaattaaaaaaaaatgaatcgcaTGGATGAATGCCTttcgaataaatgaaaatttgcgCCAGAAACTTGCGCTATATTTCGGCCTCGTGAATGATCGGTCACTCAGCGGTCACTACTAATATCTCTTATCCAAGGTGAGCAGATGGTAACTAGTTACTACGGTAGCGATCGAAAAGTAGGCTAGGAGTTTTGGTTGAGTAGTTGTGGAGGAATTTGATCGTTTTATACAATCTAATTTAAtccaatttaatttaattttgatttagttcaatttaatttaattttggaTCGAATAACTCATTTTAGGCTCTGAATAAAGCGATTTGTCAGCCGTTAAATTCAATTAACAAGCTCATGTACTGAAGACCCCGGAAGAAATCTATCACACATCATCTTAGGAAAGAAATTCGTTCATTCACTCGAATTtatcgaaaatcgaaaattccGAAACTGGAGAAATAATCCGCTAACCTCACATGTTCGAGTAGCTTACTGGTAGCAGAGCCATACGAACCAACTTTATATAGGTGAACACTTTCTGTCATTGTGAACGCAGCAATCAACAAGCATGATCCGAACAGAATTTGTAGAATACTCATAAATTCTCCCCTGTAAGATGATGTGACCTTCTAAAACATATCTAATAAACTGTAATTTTCTGTTCAGGATAACTACAGGAGCGAGACAATTTTTCATTAAGAGAATAATGTAGATGAATTGTATATGAAAAACCTCTTGATTTTGCttttatatgaaaatttcGTGACGTGCACAATTCGCCCAATACACAAcacttttaattttctcttaAGATAAATATCATTTTACCCGACACTTATTGCGGTCATTGGCACTAATACAGCCTGTTTGGCGAGAATTTCTGTTTAAACAAGTACTTTTaggacatttatttattagggaGAAAATTCTCTTTAAACAAAATTGGATCGTTTTAAAGCATGCAATTGTGAGCTGACTGCTTTTTACATAACAGTTGaaaagtgattgaaaaaaaggatggacacctttaggGATCCATAGAACACAAGGACACGACGGAGcggattttgaaattagggtccaaatcttagcgcacgaatctaaaacgttggctcgaaaatcgctagaggcattttggatccagtccaaaaaccctaaaatgaaccgcaaaggcgaatgtctgtcgataacgcgggaactcgtgccatatctcgaatggttcttccgatccgattgtgacattcgaaccattcgccctcgtgatcgaccagtcagtggtccatgctaggcgtctccgttctaaggtgagcattcagcgcagtcgctaaattggtgattgaaagaaggcgtggagtttatcagtttagttgtggagagattggtcgtttgaattgtagattgaatatcgcccttttcaggctctgaagaaggcgatatagccgaaacgttagccaataaatttatttaacaacctcgtgtacagcttagcTCGAAACTACGCTTCTTATATATTTTCCATTACTTCTGGACCTATTCCTACATACAATTCCTCGATGGAGGATCATTGTGTGAGAAAAATTGATCTCAGACCTCTGACTACTTTATGAGAGACGAGAGACTCGAATTAACATTatggaaaaatttttcaaaaaaataattcattcaaCACTAGGTAAAGAGAATGAGACGATGAGTTTATCGGTTTAAGGAATAGATTTTTCAAGGGTCACAAACCTTCTCGAGGTGTGAACGTTCTAAGAACAATTTTTATATCATTACTGTGCATACCGATGCGATCCAGTAATGTATTCAAGTGGCCTCCTTGAAACAACCGATTTCTGTCGGTGCTGTCCCCTTGCTACACCTCTCTCTCATTTGTTGCAGGGGCAACGACCTAAATAAACTAGAACGTGGAAACCGAagctgatgtatcaagtcattgtttttatttttcaggcaATTTTGggaatttatcgactccaaAGGGATGCTAAGGTTGAACCTTCGACGGTTCATCTGCAGCCGATCCTCCTACTAACCCGGCTACACCCTCTGTttctttaaaggataaaggataaagtttctggcgttaatcaatccacttgggatgcatccccacgttcacatcaattcagaatcgtttgaggtttacgaaccaTCGTtgctgacctatacaatgacttgcggggaatagcggatgtgtcaagtcagtgtttttatcctcccagataagtctggtaccaatttatcgcccAAGGAAGGATGaatggcttggtgagcactagggcggattcgaaccacagatcgatcgtgcatgcagctgaacctctaaccgactgcgctataccgcCGCTAGATTTGATTGAGCGCTTGGGCCCACTACAGAAATCTTCGCGATTCACAGTTGCTTCACGAGGTGATCTGTTACGTTACCAGCATCAGATAATAAGATAAACGCTAGCCGgtgtaatttatttatttatttactaaaaaACACCTCCAGGTGTaccataaacaaaaacaaaatggaacagagttcactagaatttcgctcaaattttacacaacaagactggtCCTTCAGCATAGCATAAGGGGTATTGGGTTGGCTGGTCATTTTCCTGCTTCAGAAGATAAAAAATCCAAGGGAATAAAGATgagaaacgatttttttacTACGCACTGTGTATATTGACTTCAGTCAGGACAACGACGGCATCCCACCGCGCCGCACTCTTCCTACCGTAGTTTAATCGTGGCCGTCCAGTTTCCAGCATAAGGTCCAACTCCATGTATTTCCCTGCTTTGGTCACGCTTGGTCACACCATATTTTCTTCAGGATTCTCACGTTCtctcctctttctcttctcttcttcaggaTTCAAGTTTAAATTTCCGAATGTTCCGTGCGTTTCCCGAGAACACAGAAATTCCACTGTTCATCGGATCGGTCTGGAATCTGGAAGAACATACCGTCATACTTTCTGGAAGCGCGGAAAAGAAACGAGAGAATAGTGCAAATGATTTCTCATCGTTTCAATGCTACACAGTGAATATAGtaatttattgtaattttgaaaatatgagGATGCATATCGTTTGTTAATTTCCCATATTTTTCCAAAGTAAAGTATAAATAGTATAGTATAAGTAAAAGTACTAATAGTATAGTATAAAGTGTAAAGTAGACGTTACTTTATTGtcgtaaaaggaaaaaaaatgcctcCATAAAATTGGAAACTACATAGGTCAACACTTTAATACTTACATTtacaatatttaaaaaaaagggccATGAATGATGTCTTGACGATGGatttgggaaatttttccaacGAATATTTTTGAGGATACAGACAAAAAAACTACTAGTTTCTCGAAACGCTCAGTCACAATTCTCTGGAATGTTCTACGTCGAGATCTCGGGAAAGTGCTACTTTCATGGTTTTCGGACTGTGTGAGGCATATTTATCCACTCAATCACCATTATTTAGGATGAGAAGTTAGAGATAACCTCTTTTTTATGgttcttatgttttcttaGACGACTTTGTCCCGCTAGGATgtgtttttttagaattttattatttctgcgGTGTTAGGCGGCGGAGGAAGGACAGCATTTGCCTTTGTGAAAGGGAAGAGTTCTCATCGAACGGAAGATGAGATGGAAGTTATGAATAAATACAGTATCTCGTCCGCAAGTAATAATCGTCCGTTATgagaaaattccataaattttcCATTAGACACCTGTAACTCCTCCCACTGTTCTTCGGATTGCTCCTGGAGCCCAAGATGATACTTCCATTCGCGCCAAAGGTTTTCCAATGACTTCTCTTTTCGTGGAAGACACAAAGAGCGTCAAATGTCTTCTCGAATTCCTCAAAATCTGTTACTAAGGCGATCCTGTGACTATTCGAAGCTGTAGAAGTTAGGAATTTTTTATAGGGCGGGCCAAAACATGTGgtctaaaattatttttaacagatttatttgttaatttgtAAGTTTTATAGCAGTTTATACATGTTGCGATAGTATGTGTAAAAAATCTTTTGGTATTTAtcatagaaatgaagaaaataaactagGAAAATAAATGCGTTACGTAGGGTTAACATTGTAGAGATTATGATAAATATTGTGAGAACAttatttctacaaaacaaataattgaaattgGAATAAATCACTTAAGGTCTTTAAGGTCACATTTAAGTGTCTAGCCTTCGGACAGATGTAAAAAGGTACTGTAAATGTAAATGAGAGTTAACGGGAAGATTACTGGTATGAGAAGGTTAAAAGcctcaccccaagaatctggggtggtgcggatttcaggtgagttatgcctatacgacgggctcgtagattatggagtgaagggtgattccgtccatttcttcctaattgccgtaaaaaacgggccgaaagatgcggcgcgtgcacaaggctggcgcgctccaatcgaactcgtcgtagaaaatagcgcgccgaagcGCTCGAAAGCAGtttcttccgggtcgttttttacaggaattgggaagaaatggacggaatcaccctcctctccataatctacgatcccgtgtagggataacccacctgaaacccgttcCATgccaggttcgtggggtgatcctcCTTTAAGTACTAGCAGTGAAGTGTAGTAGCGTAAGGATCTACTTTTTTCTGCCTTTAACGGAATGATCAAAAGTATAAGAAGGTTAAGTATTAGCAATATTGTAGATCTACTTAGcgctaagtttttttttcctacctaATTATTCCACTATTATGTActcttcctaatttttttccccactgTTATCCGTCAGATGAGCAGATGCGAAACTGGATATGTTACGATATAGTCTGTCAATCTAGCTTTTCATATGATTGACCCAACTTTCCTTCCTCCCAACTCCCCCCGTGCGCCTAACGCAGCGCAGCGCATCATCCATGGCCGTAGTGTGATGGCGTTGGTTGTGCCGGTTTCTCCGTTCTCGTCTCGCCGCCGACGCCGCCGCCGTCGCCACCGCCGCGCCCCCCGACCGACGCACGGTTTGCAATTGGCGAAGGTGTTTCCCTATCAATTAATGTGTATCATTGATATAGTCCCCGTTCAACGTTTTCATTGCAGTCGAACGGGTTTCTCTGCATCTTGACACTCTCCGTAAATAGCAtactgtatttgttttctGATCACGTATCTCATTCTTTCGATAGTCACACTATGCGCCAACCGTCGTTTCGACTATCATCGTTGCTCTCGCTGTTGTGCGcagtttctactttttttagttCCTAACTTAACTTGTAACCATGCAGAAGGAATCCTCTGATCTGACCTGATCTGAGCTGATCCTGTGATCCTGTGATCCTCTCATCTCGTCCTATACACAAGCGATGCAAATGTTCACTGGCTCAGCTCGGCCACTACTTCATTGAGCATGAAAATCAGGTTTTTCTCCTTCCACTAAGGATTTTGATAAGGTCTAGAAGTgctggaaaatttaaaaatccagGTTTAACCTGCGAGGGTTCGTTTCTCCCAGCatcaatgaaaaacaaatctttttcaggcagtttttccttaaaagtTCTGTAATAATATTactgatattttctgtaataATGTTACTAAAATTTCTATGATCtagagaaaattatatttatcgAGCATCTGGAAACAGATGGAAGAGCAAATATCTCCAATTAATTCTGTATCAGGTGCTAAAAATTAGTTCtctaaatgaaataaactcTATAGTTCTATTTTGAGTATTTCGTACGATTCTGTAATTGCGGGTTTGTAATAAATGattttaagttcttttttaaatggacgaatttttttttctaaaaaaaagcgttttgCATGATTTTTTCACTAACCCTTTGAAcctcaaaaattccatttctcGAAGAAGGTcgatgaggaaaagaaaaaacctgcaGTATAAGCCTGACTGGAAGCATTTTTCCGAATCTTCAGGATTTTCTAGCTTTCAGGACCAATTTTAGCAACCCCTTTATAGTTCAAAGCCCTTTCTCGCTCTACCGGCATCCAAAAATTTGACTAatgatttgtgtttttcttcccagatatgtcttctttgaaaaatatgctcagctagaaagaaaaaaaaaacagtcaggTTAGCCGCTCACCTCCCCATTCAGATCCTCTCGCATGCGGTTCATCATGTTTCCGCTAATCCATGAAAGTCGCGTTCAATTTCATCTCCTTCTCGACATTACTCGATATGCGTGAGATGCTTATCTGAAACAGGATGATCGAGATTGAAGAGTGAGCATCGTTGCGGCTAGCGTTCGATTGTGCTGGCCCCAGTCCACATCGATTACTTCCTCAATTTTGAGTTAACAGGAGGAGCTGGGCCCATTTTATgctcaatttttcacttttttctaacaattcACAACGGGATCATTTCAAAGAAGACGTTTTTTGATGTTACCAACATCATCAATTCGCTCTGAGGGCACAGGGGTTTTTTTCACAGTGGATTTTATAAGAATTGATCGAAGAGTTTTAGTACTGGCTTTTATAACCTGAATTCCTCTTCCACTATGTCattaaacagatttttttctcttattaggtattttttttgtggagattTAGAAAAATGCTTCCCGAAATATTTCTCGAAAGAAATGCGCCGATCTAGTCCTTTCGAGTCCTCTTCGTcatttttctccctttcttgtgttttttttttcctgaaaagtgaaaagttgtTTCAATCCAGTGAAACTGTAACCACACACACAAAACATTCCACAATTAAGTTTTATCTTAGGAGCAGAGTTGATTTTCTGTAGATAGTGCTAATTCGATTAAATAGCCAGTGAACGGATCGACCACCAGTTTCACTCGGAAAGCGGGGGCAGAGGTTGAGAAGGGAACAAATCTGATCCAGAAATGAGATCGTAGAGAGGCTACGCTTGctaagaaagaatttttttttgatcctgAAAAAGGCAGGAATACTAAAAGGACTTAATATTTGTCTTAAACCATGGCTACCATCCTCGTACCGTACCTCGTATTAGTGCAACATTACGTGAGAACACGTATGTAGGTGTCATGTTGATGTATTCATCAAATTCGTCCaaatatcatttaaaaaaaaaacgaaacttaCGCTGTGACCGATAATTTGTATTCACGCGCGAAAACTGGTCTTCGTggctttttttacttttccaaaaagggggaaaaattCACCACGTAGTTTTGGAGTTTCGTGGCAGAaaactgttcatttttttttacccggaTTTTTTTACATACTTTAATGTTTATGAGGTATGCGAGGAAAACGTCGTAAGTTGTCGTTTGAGCTGTGGTGACACTTTTCCGTCCATGCACACATACAGTTCTTTGTTGTATACTATCTTTTGTTAAATGTGTAGAAAAGTCTGTTGTTACGGTAATTCGACCGTGACGGATCGTCTCTTTACGATCATTGTGCGTAAAGCACACAcaaattccccccccccccccgtctAACAATGTAACACTTCGTAAGTCGGAAGTAAAAGAAGcacaaaggaaaacaaaacacattCCCACCTAGTCACTTAGGAAAACAACCGCCTCTCTAAAAGctctcaaaaatatttctttaatttaatcttttttccttggaaacATGGAATAGCTACGTGTTGTTTCTCgctttcgaaaatttcaatttaaaccAGAAAACTTTTTCCCAGGGAAAAAAACCTTATAGTACCATATGTGGAGAACACTTCAAATAATGGACAAATTTTCAAGGTGTATGCACGTCGTGTTTTACGATTTTTCACTCTATTATTGTttctgagaataaaaatagacgaGCATATTTGCGTGATGGCGCGTCTTCGGTGGAAAAGGAACCTGATTTCTAAAGAGcgttgaaaaaagttcaaaacgCGATGTTCAAAGGTTTcacaaatagaatttttcatgGTAGAATCTgcggcgcaaaaaaaaagtagttgctAAATTTGTATTCAAaagatggaaattttcatcGGGAACAGCGCTGAGAAACTTTGATCGACCGCTTCTAATCGATGAAATAAATTAGGATTTGTGAAAGTGGTGATCATCTCATGTCGTTTCATGGAGAAACTAGGCGCAAGTGAAGAACGTGAAAACTGATCGTCTCTTTTATtgatccgatttttttttctaaactccGCTCTTTTATTTTACAACAATACCATTCAGCTCTAACTCCTCATTTGATAACGTAAtaatctcttctcttctcactggtcctattatttttcctgaattgtACTGTAATTGTCCTATTCCCACTGCCATCTACCTCTTATaatactcgtatacgggatcatagattgtggagagggggggattccgtccaattcttcctaattgtcgtaaaaaacggcccggaagatacggcttcaggcgttccggcgcactattttccacaaggagttcgattggagcgcgtcagcctcgtgcacgcgcgcatcttccgggccgttttttacagcaattaggaagaaatggacggaatcccccctctccacaatctacgatcccgtatacgaacacttcacctgaaatctgaaccacctcagattcgtggggtgatgcctttaaggcccATTCTCTTATCGTCTCTCATCATTCCTTCAACTCTGTTTTTTCGGGGTTTTTGATCAGAAGTTTTTGTGTGCATTaattttcagtcttttttctcgtaaatatatatatatatatatatatatacattcaACTACTTCGTTTTCCAATTTGTGCGACGTTAGGAGGTTATTTACTCTAAAAAAACcgagttaaaaaaataaataaataactcatTTGGTACCTTATAAATAAGGAGCATAGCTAGTGTGGAGGTATCAGAGCAGAGGGATGGAAATtgcaagaaatattttatccATTTCTGTTTTGAAGACATCTTATTGAGAAtgacattattttctttttttcactttttttttttgataggatctctattttcttcataGATAATCATTCTGTTCTGATTTTATGCAGATGACTTGCCGGACACCACATTCAATCCCGAAAATGgtgataatttgaaaaaaaagggcAGGAAACCAGAAGATAGattcaattttgagaaaaattcctttttgtaACCTTTTATACAGCTTGCAGCAGACTTTAAAacgttaaaataaaaattatagcCAATCCTAAAGTTCTCCTTTGACGAAAAACTAAGGAGCAACTgcagaatagaagaaaaaagttggaattgatgaaaaaaaagtagaaggagAAATGACTTGAGAGGAAAAACACCGTCG
This is a stretch of genomic DNA from Necator americanus strain Aroian chromosome II, whole genome shotgun sequence. It encodes these proteins:
- a CDS encoding hypothetical protein (NECATOR_CHRII.G8613.T3), with the protein product MGRSLPLQQMRERRPLEYITGSHRGEFMSILQILFGSCLLIAAFTMTESVHLYKVGSYGSATSKLLEHVRSRVKRCCCCMGGFGYGSYARFGGFSGFGGPFGGFGGFGGPFGGFGGFGGPFGFG
- a CDS encoding hypothetical protein (NECATOR_CHRII.G8613.T1) gives rise to the protein MLTLERRRLAWTTDWSITRANGSNVTIGSEEPFEIWHEFPRYRQTFAFAKVTSSYRGEFMSILQILFGSCLLIAAFTMTESVHLYKVGSYGSATSKLLEHVRSRVKRCCCCMGGFGYGSYARFGGFSGFGGPFGGFGGFGGPFGGFGGFGGPFGFG
- a CDS encoding hypothetical protein (NECATOR_CHRII.G8613.T2), whose translation is MGRGEFMSILQILFGSCLLIAAFTMTESVHLYKVGSYGSATSKLLEHVRSRVKRCCCCMGGFGYGSYARFGGFSGFGGPFGGFGGFGGPFGGFGGFGGPFGFG